A genome region from Lactobacillus sp. ESL0791 includes the following:
- the ileS gene encoding isoleucine--tRNA ligase, whose translation MKIKDTLNLGKTKFKMRGNLPVREAEWQKEWEENKLYEQRLKLNKGKPRFDLHDGPPFANGNIHMGHAMNKISKDIIVRYKNMSGHYAPYVPGWDTHGLPIEQQLTKQGIDRKKLDPAKYRELCKEFAEKEIKKQMTDFKRLGVMGDWDHPYVTLHPEYEAEEIRVFGEMYAKGYIYKGKKPVYWSPSSESTLAEAEVEYHDIKSPSIYVAFPVKDGKGILDPKNTYFVIWTTTPWTIPSNQGIVVNPRFDYSVVQVGDKRYVIGTDRLEAVAQDLGWQDYQVVQHMKGTEMDRMVAKHPLYDQDSLLMNAMHVTASDGTGLVHTATGFGEDDYNVGQKYGLPVFSPMDNKGCFTKEIPDPDLVGMFYDDANKVVSEKLKKSGNLLKLSFFTHSYPHDWRTKKPVIYRATTQWFASVDKFRKQILDQIEKTTFTPSWGKTRLYNMIRDRGDWVISRQRAWGVPLPIFYAEDDTPIVTPETIEHIAEIFAKEGSVAWYTHSAKELLPEGFTSKHSPNGKFRKEKDILDVWFDSGSSHRAVMAHRKDLHFPADLYLEGSDQYRGWFNSSLITSVATTGKAPYKGILSQGFVLDDKGHKMSKSLGNVISPNDVIKQMGAEIIRLWVASADTTSDVAVSQDILRQTSEGYRKIRNTFRYMLANTNDFDPSQDRVAYDDLRSIDQYMEVKLNDLVKECLASYDKYDFTSVYKKVFTFISNDLSAFYLDFAKDVLYIEAENSHARRSMQTVIYDAAVKLAKILTPILPHTMEEVWSYLKEQEDYVQLAEMPEASQYANHDQLLEDWGKFMHLRDDVLKALEDARDKKMIGKSFEAAVTIYPDKETKAVLDELHSDFRQILIVSKLIIADGQAPAEAEHLANADIVVAHAEGEICPRCRMIKNDIGQNTEFPMLCARCAEIVAETCPEAVEEGLTE comes from the coding sequence ATGAAAATCAAAGATACACTCAATTTAGGCAAAACGAAATTTAAGATGCGAGGCAATCTTCCGGTTCGTGAAGCCGAATGGCAAAAAGAATGGGAAGAAAATAAGTTATATGAGCAAAGATTAAAGCTGAACAAGGGTAAACCGCGTTTTGATCTGCACGATGGCCCGCCGTTTGCTAACGGCAATATTCATATGGGACACGCCATGAATAAGATTTCCAAGGATATCATCGTCCGCTATAAGAATATGAGTGGTCATTATGCACCTTATGTTCCTGGTTGGGATACTCATGGTTTGCCGATCGAACAGCAGCTGACGAAGCAGGGAATTGACCGAAAAAAGTTGGATCCTGCCAAATACCGTGAATTGTGTAAAGAATTTGCTGAAAAAGAAATTAAAAAGCAAATGACCGATTTCAAGCGGCTGGGTGTAATGGGTGATTGGGATCACCCGTATGTCACCTTGCATCCTGAATATGAGGCTGAAGAAATTCGTGTTTTCGGGGAAATGTACGCTAAGGGCTATATTTACAAAGGCAAAAAACCGGTATATTGGTCACCTTCAAGTGAATCAACTTTGGCTGAAGCCGAGGTTGAATACCATGATATTAAATCGCCTTCTATTTATGTTGCTTTTCCAGTCAAAGATGGCAAGGGAATTCTGGATCCAAAGAATACTTACTTTGTAATTTGGACAACTACACCGTGGACGATTCCGTCAAATCAAGGAATTGTAGTTAATCCGCGTTTTGATTATTCCGTTGTTCAGGTTGGTGATAAACGTTATGTGATTGGAACTGATCGGCTTGAAGCGGTAGCCCAAGACTTAGGGTGGCAAGACTATCAAGTCGTTCAGCACATGAAAGGCACCGAGATGGACCGAATGGTTGCTAAGCATCCACTCTATGATCAAGATTCGCTGTTAATGAATGCCATGCATGTCACTGCCAGTGATGGTACCGGCTTAGTTCATACCGCTACCGGTTTTGGTGAGGACGACTACAATGTTGGGCAAAAATACGGCCTACCGGTCTTCAGCCCGATGGATAATAAGGGCTGTTTCACCAAAGAAATTCCCGATCCCGATCTGGTTGGCATGTTTTATGATGATGCTAACAAGGTTGTCAGTGAAAAATTAAAGAAGTCGGGCAATCTTTTAAAATTAAGCTTCTTCACGCACTCATACCCGCACGATTGGCGGACAAAGAAACCGGTGATTTACCGTGCTACTACTCAATGGTTTGCTTCAGTTGATAAGTTCCGCAAGCAGATTCTTGACCAAATTGAAAAGACTACCTTTACACCGTCCTGGGGCAAAACGCGTTTATACAATATGATCAGGGATCGCGGCGATTGGGTAATTTCTCGTCAGCGTGCATGGGGAGTTCCGTTGCCAATTTTTTATGCCGAAGATGATACACCGATCGTAACTCCAGAAACGATTGAGCACATCGCGGAAATTTTTGCTAAAGAGGGTTCCGTTGCCTGGTACACTCATTCTGCTAAAGAATTGTTACCGGAAGGATTTACCTCGAAGCATTCTCCGAACGGTAAATTTAGAAAAGAAAAAGACATTTTGGATGTATGGTTTGACTCGGGTTCATCTCACCGTGCAGTAATGGCGCATCGGAAAGATTTGCATTTCCCAGCAGATTTGTACCTTGAAGGCAGTGATCAGTACCGCGGCTGGTTCAACTCAAGTTTGATCACTTCGGTGGCCACAACCGGCAAGGCACCATATAAGGGTATTTTATCGCAAGGCTTTGTGCTTGATGATAAAGGTCATAAGATGTCTAAGTCGCTTGGCAATGTCATTTCACCTAACGATGTCATTAAACAAATGGGTGCCGAAATTATCCGTCTTTGGGTTGCTTCGGCCGACACCACTTCGGATGTTGCCGTGTCGCAGGATATTTTGCGGCAGACTTCTGAAGGTTACCGCAAGATCAGAAATACTTTCCGTTACATGCTGGCTAATACCAATGATTTTGATCCAAGTCAGGACCGTGTAGCGTATGACGATCTTCGTTCAATTGACCAGTACATGGAAGTTAAACTGAATGATTTGGTTAAAGAATGTCTTGCAAGTTACGACAAGTATGATTTTACAAGTGTCTATAAAAAAGTCTTTACTTTCATTTCAAATGATTTGTCAGCCTTTTATTTGGACTTTGCCAAAGATGTTCTGTATATTGAAGCTGAAAATAGTCATGCACGGCGGTCAATGCAGACAGTCATTTATGATGCAGCAGTTAAATTGGCTAAGATTTTAACACCAATTTTGCCGCATACGATGGAAGAAGTCTGGAGCTACTTAAAAGAGCAAGAAGACTATGTACAGTTAGCTGAAATGCCGGAAGCTTCTCAGTATGCTAACCATGACCAATTGCTTGAGGATTGGGGCAAGTTTATGCACCTGCGTGACGATGTTCTTAAGGCACTTGAGGATGCAAGAGACAAGAAAATGATCGGTAAATCATTTGAGGCGGCAGTGACGATCTACCCTGATAAGGAAACAAAGGCCGTGCTTGATGAGCTTCATTCTGATTTCAGACAGATTTTGATCGTTTCTAAACTGATAATTGCTGATGGCCAAGCTCCAGCTGAAGCTGAGCATTTGGCAAATGCCGATATCGTTGTTGCGCATGCTGAAGGCGAAATTTGTCCGCGCTGCCGAATGATTAAGAATGATATTGGGCAGAATACGGAATTTCCAATGTTATGTGCACGCTGTGCCGAAATTGTTGCAGAAACATGTCCGGAAGCAGTTGAAGAAGGTTTGACAGAATAA
- a CDS encoding cold-shock protein has translation MRYGTVKQFDHGSSYGFITDEQNHKSYFVFYTAIKEKGFKHLEVGQKVKYQLAQGKNGLQCVNVYLTDSQERR, from the coding sequence ATGCGCTACGGTACAGTTAAGCAGTTTGATCATGGCAGCAGTTATGGTTTTATCACGGACGAGCAAAATCATAAATCATATTTTGTTTTTTACACCGCTATTAAAGAAAAAGGCTTCAAACACCTAGAGGTGGGACAAAAAGTAAAGTATCAGCTAGCTCAAGGAAAAAACGGCTTGCAGTGTGTCAATGTGTATTTAACAGATTCACAAGAGAGAAGATAA
- a CDS encoding NUDIX hydrolase, with product MDLNETEISAKQIFSGRIVNLEVRTIKLPNGKNASREVVKHQPAAAVIAINAEKKMLLVEQWREPIKQLTLEIPAGLIDETDASPLDAMKRELNEEGGYRADYWEKITEFYSSPGFTNEKLYLFYCDTLTALEDKRPLDEDEFLAAHWFSLEELKKLIAEGKIVDAKTAYAINVWENMLLTAAKVKEDND from the coding sequence ATGGATTTAAACGAGACAGAAATATCCGCAAAGCAAATCTTTTCGGGAAGGATTGTTAATCTGGAAGTGCGGACAATTAAGCTGCCTAACGGCAAAAATGCTTCAAGGGAAGTCGTGAAGCATCAGCCGGCTGCTGCTGTGATTGCAATTAATGCTGAAAAGAAAATGTTGCTGGTCGAGCAGTGGCGTGAGCCAATTAAGCAATTGACACTGGAAATTCCGGCGGGATTAATTGATGAAACGGATGCCAGCCCACTAGATGCGATGAAGCGTGAACTAAACGAAGAAGGCGGCTACCGGGCAGATTATTGGGAAAAAATCACGGAATTTTATTCGTCGCCGGGTTTTACCAATGAAAAGTTGTACCTGTTTTACTGCGATACATTAACTGCATTAGAGGATAAACGGCCACTTGATGAGGATGAATTTTTGGCAGCACACTGGTTTTCCCTTGAAGAATTGAAGAAACTGATTGCGGAGGGAAAGATTGTTGATGCAAAAACGGCCTACGCGATTAATGTATGGGAAAACATGCTTTTGACGGCTGCAAAGGTTAAGGAAGATAATGACTGA
- a CDS encoding 5'-methylthioadenosine/adenosylhomocysteine nucleosidase, producing MKIAIIVPMAIEAEYYRKHFHSGRKEMFGSTEFEHFSVNSNDIYLGLSGIGKVQAAMNLSSLLTEVEIDQIFMTGTAGSLNKGVKKGDLLLVSSFAYHDAHNTLAGNYVEGQIPGEPAEFKLDSKERNEFAKYLTAEKVAYKEGLVVTGDAFVGSDTQKAVITANFPSALAVEMEGAAFAQVAKHFAKPLVALRAISDNGDDNANEDFDQFAKKVGARAASLICAYLEKMS from the coding sequence ATGAAAATAGCAATTATTGTGCCAATGGCAATTGAAGCAGAATATTATCGCAAGCATTTTCACTCAGGCCGCAAAGAAATGTTCGGATCAACAGAGTTCGAACATTTTTCTGTTAATAGCAATGATATATATTTGGGTCTAAGTGGAATTGGTAAAGTTCAGGCTGCAATGAATTTGTCCAGCCTGCTGACAGAGGTTGAGATTGACCAAATTTTTATGACAGGAACCGCCGGCTCTTTAAATAAAGGGGTAAAAAAGGGTGATTTACTGCTTGTCAGCTCTTTTGCGTACCATGATGCCCATAATACATTGGCAGGAAATTATGTTGAGGGGCAGATTCCAGGTGAACCTGCGGAATTTAAATTAGACTCAAAGGAACGAAATGAATTTGCCAAATATTTGACAGCAGAAAAAGTTGCCTATAAAGAAGGATTAGTCGTTACAGGGGATGCCTTTGTTGGTTCAGACACACAAAAAGCAGTGATTACTGCTAATTTTCCCTCAGCCTTGGCAGTTGAAATGGAAGGTGCAGCATTTGCACAAGTTGCCAAGCACTTTGCTAAACCACTGGTTGCCCTGCGCGCGATCTCGGATAACGGTGATGATAATGCCAACGAAGATTTTGATCAATTTGCAAAAAAGGTGGGGGCAAGGGCTGCCAGCCTAATTTGTGCTTATTTGGAAAAGATGAGTTAA
- a CDS encoding cysteine desulfurase family protein, with translation MTEVYLDNAATTPMAPGVIDVITSEMKNDFGNASSTYELGRKASGTISHARQEIAQAINAHETEIIFTSGGSESNNMAIMGTARSRKELGRKIITTKIEHPSVLNPMKELEKEGFEVTYLDVNETGQISLAELNQVLTPDTILVSVMAVNNEVGSIMPLEEIGKLVKKSNAYFHVDAVQGLGNIDLDVQKMQIDLLSTSAHKINGPKFLGFLYENSNIKLPPLILGGEQELKRRAGTENVPAIAGFAEAVTEMAQLDKNELQGKYLRLQKIILDKLDQAGIAYEINGGHDDQDSHHVLNLRLNGIATAILQTNLDLAGFAVSGGSACTAGSLEPSHVLIACFGEDSPRVTESIRISFGRYTTTAEVTAFANKLVEIAGKLQSENK, from the coding sequence ATGACAGAAGTTTATTTGGATAATGCGGCAACGACCCCGATGGCACCCGGAGTAATTGATGTGATAACATCCGAAATGAAAAATGATTTTGGCAATGCTTCAAGCACATATGAGTTGGGTCGGAAGGCGAGCGGTACAATCAGTCATGCGCGGCAGGAAATTGCCCAGGCAATTAATGCTCACGAAACGGAAATCATTTTTACTTCTGGTGGCTCAGAAAGCAATAACATGGCTATTATGGGAACCGCTAGAAGCCGAAAAGAATTGGGCCGGAAAATTATCACGACCAAGATTGAGCACCCATCAGTACTAAATCCAATGAAAGAGCTTGAAAAAGAAGGATTTGAAGTTACCTATCTTGATGTAAATGAAACAGGGCAAATTTCACTTGCAGAGTTAAACCAGGTTCTAACACCAGATACAATTTTAGTATCAGTTATGGCCGTAAACAATGAAGTAGGCAGTATCATGCCCCTTGAGGAAATCGGCAAGCTAGTTAAAAAAAGTAACGCCTATTTTCACGTTGATGCTGTGCAGGGGCTGGGTAACATTGATCTTGATGTGCAAAAAATGCAGATCGATTTGCTGTCAACATCGGCCCATAAAATTAACGGCCCTAAGTTTCTGGGTTTTCTCTACGAAAATAGCAATATCAAGTTGCCGCCACTGATTTTGGGCGGTGAACAGGAACTAAAAAGGCGGGCTGGAACAGAGAACGTGCCAGCTATTGCCGGCTTTGCCGAGGCAGTCACGGAGATGGCCCAGCTTGATAAAAATGAACTGCAGGGAAAATATCTGCGTTTACAGAAAATTATTTTGGATAAGCTTGATCAAGCAGGAATTGCCTACGAAATAAACGGCGGACATGATGATCAGGATTCGCATCATGTGTTAAATTTGCGGTTAAATGGGATTGCGACCGCAATTTTGCAGACGAATTTGGATCTGGCCGGTTTTGCTGTTTCTGGTGGTTCGGCATGCACTGCCGGGTCACTCGAGCCTTCGCATGTTTTAATTGCTTGCTTTGGTGAAGACTCGCCGCGGGTTACAGAATCGATCCGCATTTCCTTTGGTCGGTATACCACAACTGCTGAAGTTACGGCTTTCGCAAATAAACTGGTGGAAATTGCAGGAAAATTGCAGTCTGAGAATAAATAA
- a CDS encoding DUF1831 domain-containing protein has translation MANTVVINGDGRKFTLSPDLKLYALIDAGFVKTSRGNFNYEHPLYNDSPYNAPTKLKMTIDKNLSHLTMVVTDRNGLQKVNIFKNKQLAQTVELLDYILKDLEERKIIIPVKD, from the coding sequence ATGGCAAATACAGTAGTAATTAATGGCGATGGGCGTAAGTTTACGCTTAGCCCAGATTTGAAACTTTATGCATTAATTGATGCAGGTTTTGTGAAGACTAGCAGGGGTAATTTTAATTACGAACACCCTTTGTATAACGATTCTCCGTACAATGCGCCAACTAAGTTAAAGATGACAATTGATAAGAATTTATCACATTTAACAATGGTGGTGACAGATCGTAATGGCCTGCAAAAGGTAAATATTTTTAAAAATAAACAATTGGCACAAACAGTAGAACTTTTAGATTATATTTTAAAGGATCTTGAGGAGCGCAAAATTATTATTCCAGTAAAGGATTGA
- the mnmA gene encoding tRNA 2-thiouridine(34) synthase MnmA — MVDKKKARVVVGMSGGVDSSVSALLLKEQGYDVIGVFMKNWDDTDDAGVCTVTEDYDDVKKVADQIGIPYYSINFEKEYWQRVFEYFLDEYKKGRTPNPDVMCNSEIKFKSFLEFAMNLDADYIAMGHYAKTVTDENGLTHMMRPKDGNKDQTYFLSQLSQKQISKVIFPLANLTKPQVREIAKKAGLATANKKDSTGICFIGERNFKKFLSEFLPAKSGKMITPDGKVVGQHAGLMYYTIGQRSGLGLGSTKESTAPWFVVGKDLEKNELIVEQGYDSKLLYATELTASDMSFFTGQPKHDFRLHCSAKFRYRQCDLGVTVEYHAAENTATVYFDEPARAVTPGQALVLYQGEECLGGGNIDAAYQNDKKLQLV; from the coding sequence ATAGTGGATAAGAAAAAGGCCAGAGTAGTAGTCGGCATGAGCGGCGGGGTTGATTCCTCTGTTTCGGCTTTGCTACTTAAGGAGCAGGGCTATGATGTGATCGGTGTTTTTATGAAAAATTGGGATGATACCGATGATGCTGGTGTCTGCACAGTTACAGAAGATTATGATGACGTCAAAAAAGTGGCAGATCAGATCGGGATTCCGTACTATTCAATTAATTTTGAAAAAGAATATTGGCAGCGTGTCTTTGAATATTTTTTGGATGAATATAAAAAGGGCAGAACCCCTAATCCCGATGTCATGTGTAACAGTGAAATAAAGTTTAAATCCTTTTTAGAGTTTGCCATGAATCTGGATGCCGATTACATTGCCATGGGTCATTATGCCAAAACCGTTACCGACGAAAATGGGCTTACCCATATGATGCGTCCTAAGGATGGCAATAAGGATCAGACCTACTTTTTAAGTCAGCTGAGTCAAAAACAGATCAGTAAGGTAATTTTTCCTTTGGCTAATTTAACTAAGCCGCAAGTGCGTGAAATCGCGAAAAAAGCTGGCTTAGCAACTGCTAATAAGAAAGATTCGACAGGAATCTGTTTCATTGGCGAACGAAATTTCAAAAAGTTTTTAAGTGAGTTTTTGCCAGCTAAATCGGGCAAGATGATTACACCTGATGGCAAGGTTGTTGGTCAACATGCCGGCTTAATGTACTATACAATCGGTCAAAGATCAGGCTTAGGGCTTGGATCAACCAAAGAATCGACCGCACCATGGTTTGTCGTTGGTAAAGACCTAGAAAAAAATGAATTGATCGTTGAACAGGGGTATGACAGCAAGCTGCTTTATGCAACGGAATTAACAGCAAGTGATATGTCGTTCTTTACTGGTCAGCCAAAACATGATTTTCGGCTACATTGCAGTGCTAAGTTTCGTTACCGTCAGTGTGATCTCGGCGTGACCGTTGAATATCATGCAGCTGAAAATACAGCAACGGTCTATTTTGATGAACCAGCACGTGCGGTTACCCCGGGACAAGCATTGGTTTTGTATCAGGGTGAAGAATGTCTTGGCGGCGGCAACATTGATGCTGCCTATCAAAATGATAAAAAACTGCAATTAGTTTAA
- a CDS encoding histidine phosphatase family protein — protein sequence MQIYFVRHGKTEWNLESRFQGAHGDSPLLPQSLTDIKKLGQYLTGTKFQKIFSSPLQRAFNTAQKIDETMNAKLPVIIDERLREFDLGEMEGMKFAEAKEKYAEYIDDLWNHPERYDGRALGGENYPEVIARGKSFAQAKAKEFPEASAKILAVSHGAALSAIMGGLLGYPLKDVRKRGGLANTSLSILETKDRGKTFHVLVWNETDFLKRKLAETDEL from the coding sequence ATGCAGATTTATTTTGTCCGTCATGGAAAAACCGAATGGAACCTGGAGAGCCGGTTTCAAGGAGCACATGGTGATTCACCGCTTTTGCCCCAAAGTCTAACTGATATTAAAAAGTTGGGTCAATACTTAACAGGGACAAAATTTCAGAAAATTTTTTCAAGCCCTTTGCAGCGGGCCTTTAATACGGCACAGAAAATTGATGAAACAATGAATGCTAAGCTGCCGGTAATTATCGATGAGCGCCTGCGCGAATTTGATCTGGGCGAAATGGAGGGGATGAAGTTTGCTGAGGCTAAAGAAAAATATGCTGAATATATTGATGATCTTTGGAATCACCCGGAAAGATATGATGGTAGGGCGCTCGGCGGTGAAAATTATCCGGAAGTGATTGCCCGCGGTAAAAGTTTTGCCCAAGCAAAGGCCAAAGAGTTTCCGGAAGCTTCTGCTAAAATTCTGGCTGTTAGTCACGGTGCTGCCCTTTCGGCAATCATGGGTGGGCTTTTAGGCTACCCGTTGAAGGATGTGCGTAAACGTGGTGGCTTGGCCAATACCAGCTTGTCAATACTTGAAACAAAAGATCGGGGAAAAACTTTTCATGTCCTTGTCTGGAATGAGACCGACTTTTTAAAGCGAAAATTAGCAGAAACGGATGAATTATAA
- a CDS encoding lipopolysaccharide assembly protein LapB, with translation MDKKIAELYDAGKTDQAIHLLVKQIDAHPKNAENYLQLATYLLEQGSFDQASKLLEEAKHIVTKPEELDYDLAVCYYMQGDFTKAINLLDQIPNDDLVLYQKALVYLKIGQKQKALAYALSIKEVDDRVKELLGDIWLSLGEMAQAETSFLKIAVAKRTAKINFLLGVCFLTEDRDQAEKFWDKAEKQDPKYYQKAKNEYAAILKMLSDKGKKQ, from the coding sequence ATGGATAAAAAAATTGCTGAGCTTTATGATGCTGGCAAGACAGACCAAGCAATTCATTTGCTGGTTAAACAGATTGATGCGCATCCTAAAAATGCAGAAAATTATCTGCAGTTAGCAACATATTTATTAGAACAAGGCAGTTTTGATCAGGCAAGCAAATTATTAGAAGAGGCTAAGCACATAGTGACCAAGCCTGAAGAACTTGATTATGATTTAGCTGTTTGTTATTACATGCAGGGTGATTTTACCAAGGCCATAAATTTGCTTGACCAAATTCCCAATGATGATCTGGTCTTATACCAAAAGGCGCTGGTCTACCTAAAAATTGGGCAAAAGCAGAAAGCGTTGGCCTATGCGTTATCAATTAAAGAAGTTGATGACCGGGTTAAAGAGTTACTGGGCGATATCTGGTTAAGTCTGGGCGAGATGGCCCAAGCAGAAACGTCTTTTCTAAAAATTGCTGTGGCTAAAAGAACGGCTAAAATCAATTTTTTATTAGGTGTTTGTTTTTTGACTGAAGACCGTGATCAGGCAGAAAAATTTTGGGATAAAGCTGAAAAACAGGATCCGAAATATTACCAAAAGGCGAAGAATGAATATGCGGCAATTTTAAAGATGCTCAGCGATAAAGGAAAAAAACAATGA
- a CDS encoding ATP-dependent RecD-like DNA helicase, whose product MTEFTGKINGIVFENDQDLFKILDVEIIGELKGYSRTDIKVTGNFGEVQVNESYHFDGTLVMHNKFGLQFKANTYQQVLPHEEGGLVKYLSSTKFPGIGKKAAEKIVAELGLQALDVLKEKPTKIDTLSLTRKQKNSLLAGINAMDSYSEFVLKLAQLGINKRIAGGLYQLYHGEAYAKLQEDPYAAVAGVTGYGFKTADKLGRELGIEADDPRRINGAIFQVLLDRLVNQGDTYIKLADLLTETSKLLAIKQFDPIASCVNELQHAGKIVVAGEDAALQNIWQTETDIALLMKNLVARGKQQDEEQYSDKNVLAAIAYAEEKLKIEYDETQKEAIKNALTHPISVLTGGPGTGKTTIINGILLALRQLAKIPASALYSSDPPFLLAAPTGRAAKRMEEITGITAKTIHRLLGLGIGENHSEDLNELNGEILIIDEMSMVDMFLFKELLSCISQTRHIVFVGDKDQLPSVGAGNVFSDLIKSQAFPTTVLKRIHRQGNDSTIITLAHDINEGKNQDNLFKKTQNYSFIKCQPNLVSEAVSQIVEMALKRGFNEDDIQVLGAMYHGDGGVTNLNNVIQNIMNPAKQDGKVLEVHNETFRIGDRILQLQNNPEKDIYNGQIGKIVSIDEKNSKKCMVANFDEREINFSKKDLLDVTRAYAITIHKSQGSEFPLVILNLTMQNYVMLKRNLLYTAVTRAEKNLVLVGDPRAYVIALNTPGNDRKTGLTDKLRKQLGLAEQEAKEKTADESEVSVAAESTDAEETKSLPQDYILTPELIYSGEIDPMIGMQGIKLAAR is encoded by the coding sequence ATGACAGAATTTACGGGCAAGATCAACGGAATTGTGTTTGAAAATGATCAGGATTTATTTAAAATACTTGATGTTGAAATTATTGGCGAACTAAAGGGCTATTCGCGCACTGATATCAAGGTTACCGGCAATTTCGGCGAAGTTCAGGTTAACGAAAGCTACCATTTTGATGGTACTCTGGTGATGCACAACAAGTTTGGTCTGCAATTTAAGGCAAATACTTACCAGCAGGTTCTGCCTCATGAGGAAGGTGGCCTGGTTAAGTATCTAAGTTCGACCAAATTTCCGGGGATCGGTAAGAAAGCTGCAGAAAAAATTGTGGCAGAATTGGGGTTGCAGGCACTGGATGTGCTGAAAGAAAAGCCAACTAAGATTGATACTTTGTCTTTAACCAGAAAGCAGAAAAATAGTCTGCTTGCCGGAATTAACGCAATGGATTCTTATTCTGAATTTGTGTTAAAGCTGGCGCAACTTGGGATTAATAAACGTATTGCTGGCGGGTTATATCAGTTGTATCACGGTGAGGCCTATGCTAAGCTGCAGGAAGACCCCTATGCTGCAGTGGCAGGAGTAACAGGTTATGGGTTTAAAACGGCTGACAAGTTAGGTAGAGAGCTAGGAATTGAGGCTGATGATCCAAGAAGAATCAACGGTGCAATTTTTCAGGTGTTGCTAGATCGGTTAGTTAATCAAGGCGATACCTATATCAAGCTGGCCGACCTGCTGACCGAAACAAGTAAATTATTAGCAATTAAGCAATTTGACCCAATTGCTTCTTGTGTAAATGAATTGCAGCATGCGGGCAAAATCGTGGTTGCTGGTGAGGATGCTGCTTTGCAAAATATTTGGCAGACAGAGACTGATATCGCCTTATTAATGAAAAATTTAGTTGCTCGCGGCAAGCAACAGGATGAGGAGCAATACAGCGATAAAAATGTTCTGGCAGCGATTGCTTATGCTGAAGAAAAGTTAAAAATCGAATATGATGAAACACAAAAAGAGGCAATCAAAAATGCCTTGACACACCCGATTTCTGTTTTGACTGGCGGTCCAGGAACGGGGAAAACAACAATCATTAACGGGATTTTACTAGCACTAAGACAATTGGCAAAGATTCCAGCTTCCGCCCTGTATAGTAGTGACCCGCCGTTTTTGCTGGCTGCTCCGACTGGTCGTGCCGCTAAAAGAATGGAGGAAATTACAGGGATTACAGCCAAAACAATTCACCGTTTGCTGGGCCTAGGAATTGGTGAAAATCACAGTGAGGATTTAAACGAACTAAACGGTGAAATTTTAATAATTGATGAAATGTCAATGGTTGATATGTTCCTGTTTAAGGAACTGCTTTCGTGTATAAGTCAAACTCGGCACATTGTTTTTGTCGGTGATAAGGATCAGCTGCCATCCGTGGGTGCAGGTAATGTTTTTAGCGATTTGATTAAGTCCCAGGCCTTTCCGACCACTGTTCTCAAGCGAATCCATCGGCAGGGAAATGACTCAACAATTATTACCTTGGCCCATGACATTAACGAGGGCAAGAATCAGGATAATCTGTTCAAGAAAACTCAAAATTATTCTTTTATCAAGTGTCAACCGAACTTAGTCAGTGAAGCCGTCAGCCAGATTGTTGAAATGGCCTTGAAACGCGGTTTTAATGAAGATGATATTCAGGTTCTTGGCGCGATGTATCACGGTGACGGCGGCGTAACTAATCTGAATAATGTAATTCAGAATATTATGAATCCGGCTAAACAAGACGGTAAGGTGCTTGAAGTTCACAATGAAACTTTTCGCATTGGTGACCGGATTTTACAGTTACAAAACAATCCTGAAAAAGATATCTATAATGGACAAATTGGCAAAATTGTCAGTATTGATGAGAAAAATTCTAAGAAGTGTATGGTGGCTAATTTCGATGAACGGGAGATTAATTTTAGTAAAAAAGACCTGCTGGATGTAACCCGAGCTTATGCAATCACCATTCATAAGTCTCAGGGTTCGGAATTTCCGCTGGTAATCTTGAATTTAACGATGCAGAATTATGTGATGCTTAAGCGTAATCTGCTCTATACTGCGGTCACGAGGGCAGAGAAAAATCTGGTTTTGGTAGGTGATCCCCGGGCTTATGTTATTGCGCTTAACACACCAGGCAATGACCGGAAAACGGGTCTAACAGATAAATTGCGCAAACAGTTAGGTTTGGCAGAGCAAGAAGCAAAAGAAAAGACCGCTGATGAGTCTGAGGTTTCTGTGGCTGCTGAATCGACTGATGCAGAAGAAACAAAATCTTTACCGCAAGATTATATTTTGACACCTGAGCTAATTTATTCGGGTGAAATTGACCCAATGATTGGGATGCAGGGAATTAAATTAGCTGCAAGATAA